Proteins encoded within one genomic window of Cucumis sativus cultivar 9930 chromosome 3, Cucumber_9930_V3, whole genome shotgun sequence:
- the LOC101220939 gene encoding 36.4 kDa proline-rich protein: MMGSKASAMFFILSIFMALSLPPIYACTPCTQPHPPQPPYHRPSHPKIPHPKPHPPHHGGGGGGGGGGGGSRGGGGGGGGGSRGGGGGGGGGGGGHHPHPPIVIPPPVISPPVITPPVITPPVITPSPPSTTYPPYTSPPPSGGGGGGGGGGGGGGGGGGGPGSGQYPPPAPPVQPTCPIDALKLGLCVDVLGGLVHIGLGNPVENACCPVLGGLLELEAAVCLCTTLRIKLLNLNIFIPLALQALITCGKNPPPGFVCPPL, translated from the coding sequence ATGATGGGTTCCAAAGCTTCAGCCATGTTTTTCATTCTCTCAATCTTCATGGCCTTATCTTTGCCCCCAATTTATGCTTGCACTCCTTGTACTCAGCCCCACCCTCCTCAGCCCCCTTATCACCGCCCTTCCCACCCTAAAATTCCCCATCCAAAACCCCACCCTCCTCACCACGGCGGTGGAGGAGGCGGAGGCGGTGGTGGCGGTGGCAGTCGTGGAGGAGGTGGTGGCGGAGGTGGTGGCAGCCGtggaggtggtggtggaggTGGCGGAGGTGGCGGTGGACATCATCCCCACCCACCAATTGTAATTCCCCCACCAGTTATCTCCCCACCAGTGATAACCCCACCAGTGATAACCCCTCCAGTGATAACCCCTTCACCACCATCTACAACCTACCCTCCTTACACTAGCCCTCCTCCTAGTGGGggtggtggaggtggaggtggaggtggcGGCGGTGGCGGTGGAGGTGGTGGTGGACCAGGCTCAGGGCAATACCCTCCACCAGCGCCGCCGGTTCAACCGACGTGCCCAATAGATGCATTGAAATTAGGTTTATGTGTGGATGTTCTTGGAGGGTTGGTGCATATTGGTCTAGGGAATCCAGTTGAGAATGCATGTTGTCCAGTGCTTGGAGGGCTATTGGAACTTGAAGCAGCAGTATGTTTGTGTACAACTTTGAGGATTAAGCTTTTGAATCTCAATATATTCATTCCTTTGGCACTACAAGCTCTTATTACCTGTGGCAAGAATCCTCCTCCTGGCTTTGTTTGTCCTCCACTTTAG
- the LOC101217678 gene encoding NADH dehydrogenase [ubiquinone] 1 beta subcomplex subunit 8, mitochondrial, giving the protein MAGKLTNLGSKILGGNGVVGRSIASSLRLRSGMGLPVGKHIVPDKPLPENDELVWDNGTPFPEPCIDRIADTVGKYEALAWLCGGLGFFASLGFLAVWNDKASKIPFAPKVYPYDNLRVELGGDPEA; this is encoded by the exons ATGGCAGGCAAATTGACCAATTTGGGTTCTAAAATCCTTGGTGGAAATGGCGTTGTTGGTCGCTCAATCGCTTCATCTCTTCGACTTCGCTCCGGCATGGGCCTTCCCGTCGGCAAACATATCGTTCCCGACAAACCC CTTCCTGAGAATGATGAACTGGTTTGGGATAATGGAACTCCTTTTCCCGAGCCCTGTATTGATCGCATTGCAGATACAGTTGGGAAG TACGAAGCCTTGGCTTGGTTATGTGGAGGATTGGGATTCTTTGCATCTCTGGGATTTTTGGCTGTGTGGAACGATAAAGCGTCTAAGATTCCATTT GCGCCAAAAGTGTATCCATATGACAACCTAAGAGTGGAGCTTGGTGGAGATCCAGAAGCTTAG
- the LOC101217924 gene encoding 14 kDa proline-rich protein DC2.15, giving the protein MASKISSTTSLLLLLNLLFFTMVTSTYVPCPPPPQKHPKGVPSKQPTPQPKCPKDTLKLGVCADLLDGLVHVVIGAPPKTPCCTLIQDLVDLEAALCLCTAVKAKALGLKIDLSVSLSLLLNYCGKKVPNGFKCPA; this is encoded by the coding sequence ATGGCttccaaaatttcatcaaccacttcccttctccttcttctcaaCCTCCTCTTCTTCACTATGGTCACCTCCACCTACGTCCCTTGCCCGCCGCCGCCACAGAAGCACCCCAAGGGCGTTCCCTCGAAGCAGCCAACACCACAGCCAAAGTGCCCAAAGGACACTCTCAAGCTCGGCGTTTGCGCTGACTTGCTCGATGGTCTAGTGCACGTCGTGATCGGCGCACCACCGAAAACCCCATGTTGCACACTAATCCAGGACTTAGTTGATCTTGAAGCTGCTCTTTGTCTTTGTACCGCGGTTAAAGCAAAGGCCTTAGGGCTCAAAATTGACCTCTCAGTTTCCCTCAGCTTGCTCTTGAACTATTGTGGAAAGAAGGTTCCAAATGGCTTCAAATGCCCTGCTTAA